One genomic window of Danio rerio strain Tuebingen ecotype United States chromosome 24, GRCz12tu, whole genome shotgun sequence includes the following:
- the myca gene encoding transcriptional regulator Myc-A (non-AUG (CUG) translation initiation codon; The RefSeq protein has 1 substitution, 1 non-frameshifting indel compared to this genomic sequence), whose amino-acid sequence MERHSLNTSVKMPVSASLACKNYDYDYDSIQPYFYFDNDDEDFYHHQQGQTQPSAPSEDIWKKFELLPTPPLSPSRRQSLSTAEQLEMVSEFLGDDVVSQSFICDDADYSQSFIKSIIIQDCMWSGFSAAAKLEKVVSERLASLHAERKELMSDSNSNRLNASYLQDLSTSASECIDPSVVFPYPLTECGKAGKVASPQPMLVLDTPPNSSSSSGSDSEDEEEEDEEEEEEEEEEEEEEEEEEIDVVTVEKRQKRHETDASESRYPSPLVLKRCHVSTHQHNYAAHPSTRHDQPAVKRLRLEASNNHSINSSSSNRHVKQRKCASPRTSDSEDNDKRRTHNVLERQRRNELKLSFFALRDEIPEVANNEKAAKVVILKKATECIHSMQLDEQRLLSIKEQLRRKSEQLKHRLQQLRSSH is encoded by the exons CTGGAACGGCATTCGTTAAATACAAG TGTCAAAATGCTGGTGAGTGCGAGTTTGGCGTGTAAAAACTACGATTACGACTACGACTCCATCCAGCCCTACTTCTACTTCGACAACGACGATGAGGATTTTTATCACCATCAGCAAGGACAGACTCAACCTTCAGCCCCCAGCGAGGACATTTGGAAGAAATTCGAACTGCTGCCCACACCGCCCCTCTCGCCCAGCCGGAGACAGTCGCTCTCCACCGCGGAACAGCTGGAGATGGTCAGCGAGTTCCTGGGAGACGACGTGGTCAGCCAGAGCTTCATCTGCGATGATGCGGACTACTCCCAGTCCTTCATCAAGTCCATCATCATCCAGGACTGCATGTGGAGCGGCTTTTCTGCCGCTGCCAAGTTGGAGAAAGTGGTTTCAGAGAGACTGGCGTCTTTGCACGCGGAAAGGAAGGAACTGATGTCTGACAGCAACTCAAATCGACTAAACGCGAGCTATTTGCAGGATCTGAGCACCTCTGCATCAGAATGCATCGATCCCTCTGTGGTCTTCCCATATCCTCTGACAGAGTGTGGGAAAGCCGGCAAGGTTGCATCACCACAGCCCATGCTGGTCCTGGACACTCCACCTAACAGCTCCAGCAGCAGTGGCAGCGATTCAG aagatgaagaagaagaggatgaggaggaggaagaagaagaggaggaggaagaagaggaggaagaggaggaagaaaTTGATGTGGTGACTGTGGAAAAGCGACAGAAAAGGCACGAGACGGATGCTTCAGAGTCGAGGTACCCCAGTCCCCTAGTTTTGAAGCGCTGTCACGTCTCCACCCACCAGCACAACTACGCCGCCCATCCGTCAACGCGGCATGACCAGCCTGCTGTCAAGAGGCTACGACTTGAGGCTAGCAACAATCACAGcatcaacagcagcagcagcagcaacaggcATGTGAAGCAGCGCAAGTGTGCGAGTCCTCGGACATCGGATTCTGAGGACAATGACAAACGCAGGACTCACAATGTGCTGGAGCGACAGCGCAGGAATGAACTCAAACTCAGCTTTTTCGCGCTACGGGATGAGATCCCTGAGGTCGCGAATAACGAGAAAGCTGCTAAAGTGGTTATCCTAAAGAAGGCGACAGAGTGCATCCACAGCATGCAGTTGGACGAGCAGAGGCTGCTGTCCATCAAAGAACAGCTGAGGCGAAAGAGCGAACAGTTAAAACACAGGCTTCAGCAGCTGCGGAGTTCACATTAA